The Tenrec ecaudatus isolate mTenEca1 chromosome 6, mTenEca1.hap1, whole genome shotgun sequence genome has a window encoding:
- the GDF11 gene encoding growth/differentiation factor 11: MVLAAPLLLGFLLLALELRPRGEAAEDPAAAAAAAAATAAAGAAGAAGERSSPPAGSASAPASAPASAAPEPDGCPVCVWRQHSRELRLESIKSQILSKLRLKEAPNISREVVKQLLPKAPPLQQILDLHDFQGDAQQPEDFLEEDEYHATTETVISMAQETDPAVQTDGSPLCCHFHFSPKVMFTKVLKAQLWVYLRPVPRPATVYLQILRLKPLTGEGTAGGGGGGRRHIRIRSLKIELHSRSGHWQSIDFKQVLHSWFRQPQSNWGIEINAFDPSGTDLAVTSLGPGAEGLHPFMELRVLENTKRSRRNLGLDCDEHSSESRCCRYPLTVDFEAFGWDWIIAPKRYKANYCSGQCEYMFMQKYPHTHLVQQANPRGSAGPCCTPTKMSPINMLYFNDKQQIIYGKIPGMVVDRCGCS; the protein is encoded by the exons aTGGTGCTCGCGGCCCCGCTGCTGCTGGGTTTCCTGCTCCTCGCCCTGGAGCTGCGGCCCCGGGGGGAGGCAGCCGAGgaccccgcggcggcggcggcggcggcggcggcgacggcgGCGGCGGGGGCCGCGGGGGCCGCGGGGGAGCGCTCCAGCCCGCCGGCCGGGTCCGCGTCCGCACCCGCGTCCGCACCCGCGTCCGCGGCGCCCGAGCCGGACGGCTGCCCGGTGTGCGTGTGGCGGCAGCACAGCCGCGAGCTGCGCCTGGAGAGCATCAAGTCGCAGATCCTGAGCAAACTGCGGCTCAAGGAGGCGCCCAACATCAGCCGCGAGGTGGTGAAGCAGCTCCTGCCCAAGGCGCCGCCGCTGCAGCAGATCCTGGACCTGCACGACTTCCAGGGCGACGCGCAGCAGCCCGAGGACTTCCTGGAGGAGGACGAGTACCACGCCACCACCGAGACCGTCATTAGCATGGCCCAAGAGA CGGACCCCGCCGTGCAGACGGACGGCAGTCCTCTCTGCTGCCATTTCCACTTCAGCCCCAAGGTGATGTTCACAAAAGTACTGAAGGCCCAGTTGTGGGTGTACCTACGGCCCGTGCCCCGCCCCGCCACCGTCTACCTGCAGATCTTGCGACTGAAACCTCTAACCGGGGAAGGGACCGCGGGGGGCGGCGGGGGAGGCAGGAGGCACATCCGCATCCGCTCGCTCAAGATCGAGCTGCACTCCCGCTCAGGCCACTGGCAGAGCATCGACTTCAAGCAGGTGCTACACAGCTGGTTCCGCCAGCCCCAGAGCAACTGGGGCATCGAGATCAACGCCTTCGATCCCAGTGGAACAGACCTGGCTGTCACGTCCCTGGGGCCAGGAGCCGAGGGACTG cATCCTTTCATGGAGCTGCGAGTGCTGGAGAACACAAAACGGTCCCGGCGGAACCTAGGGCTAGACTGCGATGAGCACTCCAGTGAGTCCCGTTGCTGTCGCTACCCTCTCACAGTGGACTTCGAGGCCTTCGGCTGGGACTGGATCATTGCACCCAAGCGCTACAAAGCCAACTACTGCTCCGGCCAGTGCGAGTACATGTTCATGCAAAAGTATCCCCACACTCACTTGGTGCAACAGGCCAATCCAAGAGGGTCTGCGGGGCCCTGCTGTACTCCCACCAAGATGTCCCCGATCAACATGCTCTACTTCAATGACAAGCAGCAGATTATCTACGGCAAGATCCCTGGCATGGTGGTGGATCGCTGTGGCTGCTCATAA
- the CD63 gene encoding CD63 antigen, with amino-acid sequence MAAEGGMKCVKFLLYVFLLAFCACAVGLIAVGVGTHLVLSQTLIQGANPGTLLPVVIIAMGVFLFLVALVGCCGVCKENYYLMVTFVIFLSLIMLVEVATAIAGYVFRDKIRSEFKSNFQKQMQAYTKDNATARILDRMQEDFKCCGATNYTDWENIPLEPRGRVPDSCCINVTQNCGIKFNVKDINTEGCVEKIGGWLRSHMVEVAAAGLGIAFVEVLGIVLACCLVKRIRSGYEVM; translated from the exons ATGGCGGCGGAAGGAGGGATGAAGTGTGTCAAGTTCTTGCTCTACGTTTTTCTGCTGGCCTTTTGC gCCTGTGCTGTGGGACTGATCGCGGTGGGTGTGGGGACCCATCTGGTCCTGAGTCAGACCCTTATCCAAGGGGCCAACCCTGGGACCCTGTTGCCTGTGGTCATCATTGCaatgggtgtcttcctctttctggtggccctCGTGGGCTGCTGTGGTGTCTGCAAAGAGAACTACTATCTTATGGTCACA tttgtcatCTTCCTGTCCCTTATCATGCTGGTGGAGGTGGCCACAGCCATTGCTGGCTATGTGTTCAGAGACAAG ATTCGGTCAGAGTTTAAGAGCAACTTCCAGAAGCAGATGCAGGCTTACACCAAGGATAACGCCACTGCTAGGATACTGGACAGGATGCAGGAGGAC TTTAAGTGCTGTGGGGCTACAAACTACACGGATTGGGAGAACATCCCCCTGGAGCCCAGGGGCCGAGTTCCTGACTCCTGCTGCATCAATGTCACTCAGAACTGTGGGATTAAATTCAACGTGAAGGATATCAATACTGAG GGCTGTGTGGAGAAGATCGGTGGCtggctgagaagccacatggtggAAGTGGCTGCAGCAGGCCTGGGCATTGCTTTTGTGGAG GTTCTGGGAATCGTCTTGGCTTGTTGCCTCGTGAAAAGAATCCGCAGTGGCTACGAGGTGATGTAG
- the RDH5 gene encoding retinol dehydrogenase 5 → MWLPLLLGALLWGVLWLLRDRQSLPPSDAFIFITGCDSGFGRLLALRLDQQGFRVLASCLTPSGAEDLQRVASSRLHTVLLDITDPQSVQGAAKWVKTQVGEAGLFGLVNNAGVAGIIGPTPWLTWDDFHRVLSVNTLGPIRVTLALLPLLQQARGRVVNVTSVLGRLAANGGGYCVSKFGLEAFSDSLRRDVAPFGVKVSIVEPGFFRTPVTNLESMEDALRACWAKIPSATRAQYGEAFLPKYLKVQQWIMNLLCDPDLTKVSRCLEHALTARHPRTRYSPGRDAKLLWLPASYLPASLVDAVLTWVLPKPAQAIY, encoded by the exons atgtggctccctctgttgctgGGTGCCCTGCTCTGGGGGGTGCTGTGGCTGCTGCGAGACCGCCAGAGCTTACCCCCCAGCGATGCCTTCATCTTTATCACTGGCTGTGACTCCGGCTTTGGGCGGCTCCTAGCGCTTCGACTGGACCAGCAGGGCTTCCGAGTCCTGGCCAGTTGCCTTACCCCCTCAGGGGCAGAGGACCTACAGCGAGTGGCCTCCTCCCGCCTTCACACAGTGCTGCTGGACATCACTGACCCCCAGAGCGTCCAGGGGGCCGCCAAGTGGGTAAAGACACAGGTCGGGGAAGCAG ggctctTTGGTCTGGTGAACAATGCTGGTGTAGCCGGGATCATTGGGCCCACCCCGTGGCTGACATGGGACGATTTCCACCGGGTGCTGAGTGTGAACACCCTGGGCCCCATCAGGGTCACCCTGgcgctgctccccctgctgcagcAGGCCCGTGGCCGGGTGGTCAACGTCACCAGCGTCCTGGGCCGCCTAGCAGCCAATGGCGGTGGCTACTGTGTCTCCAAATTTGGCCTGGAGGCCTTTTCTGACAGCCTGAG GCGAGATGTGGCTCCTTTTGGCGTGAAGGTCTCCATCGTGGAGCCTGGCTTCTTCCGAACCCCCGTGACCAACCTGGAGAGTATGGAGGATGCGCTGCGGGCCTGCTGGGCAAAAATACCTTCTGCTACCCGGGCCCAGTACGGCGAGGCCTTCCTCCCCAAGT ACCTAAAAGTGCAGCAGTGGATCATGAACCTGCTTTGTGACCCGGACCTGACCAAGGTGAGCAGGTGCCTGGAGCACGCCCTGACTGCCCGTCACCCCCGAACCCGCTACAGCCCCGGCCGGGATGCCAAGCTGCTCTGGCTGCCGGCCTCctacctgccagccagcctggtgGATGCTGTGCTCACCTGGGTCCTTCCCAAGCCTGCCCAAGCCATCTACTGA